A stretch of the Vigna radiata var. radiata cultivar VC1973A chromosome 7, Vradiata_ver6, whole genome shotgun sequence genome encodes the following:
- the LOC106767367 gene encoding transmembrane 9 superfamily member 2 isoform X1 encodes MGRSGLALVLAILISFHGTILVRSDGSDHRYKEGDPVPLYANKVGPFHNPSETYRYFDLPFCVTGKEKEKTEALGEVLNGDRLVSTPYELNFRTEKDAKLVCSRKLTKEQVAQFREAVKKDYYFQMYYDDLPIWGFIGTVDKEGKTDPSEYKYFLYKHIQFDILYNKDRVVEISARMDPHSVVDLTEDKEVDVDFRYTAKWKETDTSFEKRMEKYSQSSSLPHHLEIHWFSIINSCVTVLLLTGFLATILMRVLKNDFMKYAQDEEAADDQEETGWKYIHGDVFRFPKHKSLFAASLGSGTQLFTLTIFIFMLALVGVFYPYNRGALFTALVVIYALTSGIAGYTATSFYIQLEGSNWVRNLLLTGCLFCGPLFLMFCFLNTVAIVYSATAALPFGTILVIVLIWTLVTSPLLVLGGIAGKNSKSEFQAPVRTTKYPREIPPLPWYRSTLPQMAMAGFLPFSAIYIELYYIFASVWGHRIYTIYSILFIVFIILLIVTAFITVALTYFQLAAEDHEWWWRSFLCGGSTGLFIYGYCLYYYYARSDMSGFMQTSFFFGYMACICYGFFLMLGSVGFRASLLFVRHIYRSIKCE; translated from the exons ATGGGAAGGAGCGGGTTGGCTTTGGTTCTCGCGATTCTGATCTCTTTCCATGGAACAATCCTCGTCAGATCCGATGGCTCCGATCACCGTTACAAGGAAGGAGACCCCGTTCCTCTTTACGCCAACAAAGTCGGTCCCTTTCACAACCCCAG TGAAACATATCGGTACTTTGACCTGCCATTCTGTGTGACAG gcaaggagaaagaaaagaccGAAGCTCTTGGGGAGGTTTTGAATGGCGATCGCCTTGTTAGTACTCCTTATGAACTTAATTTCCGAACAGAGAAAGATGCTAAGCTTGTATGCAGTCGGAAGCTCACAAAGGAGCAAGTTGCTCAGTTTCGAGAAGCAGTTAAGAAGGACTATTATTTCCAGATGTATTATGATGACTTGCCAATTTGGGGATTTATTGGGACGGTTGACAAGGAAGGGAAAACTGATCCTAGCGAGTACAAGTATTTTCTTTACAAGCACATTCAGTTTGATATTCTGTATAACAAAGATCGAGTGGTTGAAATCAGTGCCCGGATGGATCCTCACTCTGTGGTGGACTTGACTGAGGATAAAGAGGTTGATGTTGATTTTAGGTACACAGCAAAATGGAAGGAAACTGATACTTCTTTTGAGAAGAGAATGGAAAAGTACTCTCAATCTTCTTCTTTGCCTCATCACCTTGAGATTCACTGGTTCTCGATCATAAACTCCTGCGTAACAGTTCTTCTTTTGACTGGTTTTCTGGCAACCATTCTCATGCGTGTATTGAAGAATGACTTTATGAA ATATGCTCAAGACGAGGAAGCTGCTGATGATCAAGAGGAGACAGGGTGGAAGTACATTCATGGTGATGTTTTTCGGTTTCCAAAGCATAAGTCTTTGTTCGCAGCTTCCCTTGGTTCGGGTACTCAGTTATTCACACT TACAATCTTCATTTTTATGCTTGCATTGGTTGGTGTGTTTTATCCATACAACCGAGGTGCTTTATTTACTGCACTGGTGGTCATATATGCTCTCACTTCTGGCATTGCTGGCTACACTGCTACTTCCTTCTACATTCAACTTGAAGGGTCTAATTGG GTTAGGAACTTATTGCTCACAGGATGCCTCTTTTGTGGCCCCCTTTTCCTTATGTTCTGCTTCCTTAACACAGTTGCAATTGTTTATAGTGCAACTGCTGCCTTGCCATTTGGCACAATTTTGGTGATAGTCCTAATATGGACATTGGTAACTTCACCATTGCTTGTGTTGGGTGGTATTGCAGGTAAAAATAGCAAATCTGAGTTCCAAGCACCTGTCCGCACTACAAAATATCCTCGAGAAATTCCACCTCTACCTTGGTACAGGAGTACCCTTCCCCAGATGGCAATGGCTGGATTTCTCCCATTTAGTGCCATCTACATAGAGCTGTACTACATTTTTGCAAGTGTATGGGGCCACAGAATTTATACCATCTACAGCATACTcttcattgtttttattattttgctgATTGTCACTGCTTTCATCACTGTGGCTCTGACATACTTCCAACTTGCTGCCGAGGATCATGAATGGTGGTGGAG GTCTTTTCTCTGCGGTGGATCAACTGGGTTGTTCATCTACGGCTATTGCTTGTATTACTACTATGCAAGATCAGATATGTCTGGTTTTATGCAAACATCATTCTTCTTCGGTTACATGGCCTGCATCTGCTATGGTTTCTTCCTAATGCTTGGTAGTGTAGGTTTCCGTGCCTCCCTGCTCTTTGTTCGTCACATATACAGGTCCATCAAGTGTGAGTAG
- the LOC106767367 gene encoding transmembrane 9 superfamily member 2 isoform X2, with protein MGRSGLALVLAILISFHGTILVRSDGSDHRYKEGDPVPLYANKVGPFHNPSETYRYFDLPFCVTGKEKEKTEALGEVLNGDRLVSTPYELNFRTEKDAKLVCSRKLTKEQVAQFREAVKKDYYFQMYYDDLPIWGFIGTVDKEGKTDPSEYKYFLYKHIQFDILYNKDRVVEISARMDPHSVVDLTEDKEVDVDFRYTAKWKETDTSFEKRMEKYSQSSSLPHHLEIHWFSIINSCVTVLLLTGFLATILMRVLKNDFMKYAQDEEAADDQEETGWKYIHGDVFRFPKHKSLFAASLGSGTQLFTLTIFIFMLALVGVFYPYNRGALFTALVVIYALTSGIAGYTATSFYIQLEGSNWVRNLLLTGCLFCGPLFLMFCFLNTVAIVYSATAALPFGTILVIVLIWTLVTSPLLVLGGIAGKNSKSEFQAPVRTTKYPREIPPLPWYRSTLPQMAMAGFLPFSAIYIELYYIFASVWGHRIYTIYSILFIVFIILLIVTAFITVALTYFQLAAEDHEWWWRSFHNTSFLVFPRDQVTTNRDTISGCRPSIRKRSYSINI; from the exons ATGGGAAGGAGCGGGTTGGCTTTGGTTCTCGCGATTCTGATCTCTTTCCATGGAACAATCCTCGTCAGATCCGATGGCTCCGATCACCGTTACAAGGAAGGAGACCCCGTTCCTCTTTACGCCAACAAAGTCGGTCCCTTTCACAACCCCAG TGAAACATATCGGTACTTTGACCTGCCATTCTGTGTGACAG gcaaggagaaagaaaagaccGAAGCTCTTGGGGAGGTTTTGAATGGCGATCGCCTTGTTAGTACTCCTTATGAACTTAATTTCCGAACAGAGAAAGATGCTAAGCTTGTATGCAGTCGGAAGCTCACAAAGGAGCAAGTTGCTCAGTTTCGAGAAGCAGTTAAGAAGGACTATTATTTCCAGATGTATTATGATGACTTGCCAATTTGGGGATTTATTGGGACGGTTGACAAGGAAGGGAAAACTGATCCTAGCGAGTACAAGTATTTTCTTTACAAGCACATTCAGTTTGATATTCTGTATAACAAAGATCGAGTGGTTGAAATCAGTGCCCGGATGGATCCTCACTCTGTGGTGGACTTGACTGAGGATAAAGAGGTTGATGTTGATTTTAGGTACACAGCAAAATGGAAGGAAACTGATACTTCTTTTGAGAAGAGAATGGAAAAGTACTCTCAATCTTCTTCTTTGCCTCATCACCTTGAGATTCACTGGTTCTCGATCATAAACTCCTGCGTAACAGTTCTTCTTTTGACTGGTTTTCTGGCAACCATTCTCATGCGTGTATTGAAGAATGACTTTATGAA ATATGCTCAAGACGAGGAAGCTGCTGATGATCAAGAGGAGACAGGGTGGAAGTACATTCATGGTGATGTTTTTCGGTTTCCAAAGCATAAGTCTTTGTTCGCAGCTTCCCTTGGTTCGGGTACTCAGTTATTCACACT TACAATCTTCATTTTTATGCTTGCATTGGTTGGTGTGTTTTATCCATACAACCGAGGTGCTTTATTTACTGCACTGGTGGTCATATATGCTCTCACTTCTGGCATTGCTGGCTACACTGCTACTTCCTTCTACATTCAACTTGAAGGGTCTAATTGG GTTAGGAACTTATTGCTCACAGGATGCCTCTTTTGTGGCCCCCTTTTCCTTATGTTCTGCTTCCTTAACACAGTTGCAATTGTTTATAGTGCAACTGCTGCCTTGCCATTTGGCACAATTTTGGTGATAGTCCTAATATGGACATTGGTAACTTCACCATTGCTTGTGTTGGGTGGTATTGCAGGTAAAAATAGCAAATCTGAGTTCCAAGCACCTGTCCGCACTACAAAATATCCTCGAGAAATTCCACCTCTACCTTGGTACAGGAGTACCCTTCCCCAGATGGCAATGGCTGGATTTCTCCCATTTAGTGCCATCTACATAGAGCTGTACTACATTTTTGCAAGTGTATGGGGCCACAGAATTTATACCATCTACAGCATACTcttcattgtttttattattttgctgATTGTCACTGCTTTCATCACTGTGGCTCTGACATACTTCCAACTTGCTGCCGAGGATCATGAATGGTGGTGGAG ATCTTTCCACAACACTTCGTTTCTTGTTTTTCCAAGAGATCAAGTTACCACcaatagagacacaatatccGGATGTAGACCTTCTATCAGAAAGAGATCCTACTCAATCAACATTTGA